One Purpureocillium takamizusanense chromosome 1, complete sequence genomic window carries:
- a CDS encoding uncharacterized protein (EggNog:ENOG503P2GF), whose protein sequence is MASLASSGAGTPGPTNKQIPLLCIVCPEAPHFSDVSHLLTHIASKGHLHHETQTRLKSHQDIAASVTLGQYEQWYKDNGIEALLVERMRAKQLKEAVRSRRSRGSTPAPALKSKRRSKRPSNSTPSRMDDEEFGLELPLFPPFVPSDNDTEIQDGMYASQDMLSLKGQVWPGMGKMDLANEDMKRTRNQRKPNSVIEKMRRTSEGIEPTQVVMTSEFEVERVKGVYDSSSPVPGQEDETPKKQTRPKRRRTEALAEVSSNVPRGGNRRLGRGALANGTKTPRLKSSDGENGIDAFPSSLGGFRHGHDVFCDVSGTTGMLSALGSRTDILTGPGPYDGRPFTPPGQDQKYDVRDPQSFQNIDSIPHSALMSPTPTSRSVSARLLSTQDPQRAVTQGPGHFGHSTYMTLSTFGHQEPAYGLDDGSIYGNSVKPFSTAAHFNNIHQDSFRIGPSGTLQPKHGDLQNCATIDSLPASGNGHFLSVPECNPLFSQDRMFPTAYGRSTPNPSLSSLGFTPINCDKDRGHGTHDDPNPNPPVNGIKLEPRPRDSLDSTQSGDTKHASFGESLWDTRPQLEGGEIRDGLGEEADV, encoded by the exons ATGGCGTCTTTGGCAAGCAGCGGGGCTGGCACGCCTGGTCCGACGAACAAGCAGATTCCGCTTCTCTGCATCGTGTGTCCCGAAGCGCCACACTTCTCCGACGTATCACACTTGCTCACACACATTGCGTCCAAAGGACATCTGCACCATGAAACCCAGACCAGGCTCAAGTCGCATCAAGACATCGCAGCTTCGGTCACTCTTGGACAGTACGAGCAGTGGTACAAGGACAACGGCATCGAAGCGCTTTTGGTTGAGCGAATGAGGGCCAAACAGCTCAAGGAGGCAGTGAGAAGCAGGCGCTCGCGTGGCTCTACGCCTGCACCAGCTCTCAAG TCAAAGCGACGATCGAAACGTCCCTCAAACTCCACACCTTCGAGGATGGACGACGAAGAGTTTGGCTTGGAACTTCCGCTTTTTCCCCCATTCGTTCCTTCCGACAATGACACGGAGATTCAAGATGGCATGTATGCAAGCCAGGATATGCTATCGTTGAAGGGTCAAGTCTGGCCCGGCATGGGTAAAATGGACCTGGCCAACGAGGACATGAAGCGGACCCGCAATCAGCGCAAGCCTAACTCTGTCATTGAAAAGATGAGGAGGACTTCAGAGGGCATTGAGCCTACGCAGGTTGTCATGACCTCAGAGTTCGAAGTTGAAAGAGTCAAAGGGGTGTATGACAGCTCTTCGCCGGTACCAGGGCAGGAAGATGAG ACTCCGAAGAAACAAACAAGACCGAAACGCAGACGAACAGAAGCACTCGCAGAAGTCTCGTCCAATGTTCCCCGCGGTGGAAATCGCCGCTTGGGGCGAGGTGCGCTGGCAAACGGCACAAAGACGCCCAGACTAAAGTCGTCCGATGGAGAgaacggcatcgacgccttTCCTTCATCGCTGGGTGGCTTTCGACACGGACATGACGTATTCTGCGATGTGAGCGGGACTACCGGCATGTTGTCGGCTTTGGGGTCTCGAACCGATATTTTGACTGGTCCAGGGCCTTACGACGGCCGCCCATTCACTCCGCCCGGTCAGGATCAAAA GTACGATGTTCGAGACCCACAGAGCTTTCAGAATATCGATTCCATCCCACATTCAGCCCTAATGTCGCCAACACCAACGTCTCGAAGCGTATCCGCTCGTCTGCTGTCTACCCAGGATCCTCAGAGGGCGGTAACACAAGGCCCTGGACATTTTGGACACAGTACTTACATGACTTTGA GCACGTTTGGTCACCAAGAACCTGCCTATGGGCTTGATGACGGATCGATCTACGGCAATTCCGTAAAGCCATTCTCCACTGCCGCTCATTTCAACAACATACACCAGGACAGCTTCCGTATTGGTCCGAGTGGCACCTTGCAGCCAAAGCATGGGGATCTTCAGAATTGCGCAACAATAGACTCGCTGCCCGCTTCCGGCAACGGTCATTTCCTCTCGGTACCAGAGTGCAACCCTCTGTTTTCTCAAGATCGAATGTTCCCAACGGCTTATGGCCGCTCAACGCCCAACCCGTCATTGTCCTCACTAGGGTTTACTCCAATCAACTGCGACAAGGACCGGGGGCATGGAACTCATGATGATCCAAATCCGAACCCGCCCGTCAACGGTATCAAGTTGGAACCCCGGCCCCGTGATAGCCTTGATAGTACACAATCAGGGGACACCAAGCACGCCAGTTTTGGCGAAAGCCTCTGGGATACTCGACCACAACTCGAAGGTGGTGAAATTCGGGATGGACTGGGCGAAGAAGCAGACGTGTGA